Below is a genomic region from Pseudazoarcus pumilus.
GGCGATCGCCTGGAAACCGGCGCGGGTGTGCAGGCCGATGGCTTCCGCGAGATCGTCTGGGACGACCTGATCCCGGCTGACTGGGCGCCCGAGGACATGTTCGAGGAGTTGTTCGCCGACACCGACATGGACCGGCTCGACGACGCCGACCCGCGCGCCATGGAGCTCATGCAGAAGGTGCGCGAGGCCTGGGACAACGCGCCGCTGGTGTCCGGCATGAACGGCCAGCGCGTGCGCATTCCGGGCTTCGTCGTGCCGCTCGAGGGCGACGACAAGCACATCCGCGACTTCCTGCTGGTGCCGTACTTCGGGGCCTGCATCCACGTGCCGCCGCCGCCTGCCAACCAGCTCGTGCATGTGCAGCCCGACGAGCCGATCAGCGCCGACTGGAACATGGTGCCGGTGTGGGTCAGCGGCGTGCTCTCGGTCGATCGGCAGGAGTCCGAACTGGGCACGGCCGGCTACCGCCTGCGCGGCATGAAGATCGTCGAATACGAGTGAGCCTCAGCCGTCGATCATCGCGGCCAGTTCGCGTTCGAGCAGTTCCGGGTCGCCGAGGTTGAGCTCGATGAGCCGGCGCAGGTGCGTCATGCTGTCCAGATCGATGTCCTCGCAGGCGATGCCCAGTCGGTCGTCCTGCGCATGGGCGACGTGGCCGCGCATGCGCACCGTGGCGTCGTCGGCCAGGCGCAGGACGAGCTCGCAGGCCGAGCCTGCGGCGATGGACGCGCCGGCGAACTCCACCAGGGCGCCCTTGAGCGACACATCGTGCACGGCACAGGCGTCGCTGCAGCCGTCGTGCCGCAGTGTGGCCTCCACATTGAACGCGATGCGCGAGAAGTGGCGTTGTTCGTCCATCATGGCTGCTCCGCTTCGGGCAGACGCACGGCCGAGCCGGTGACGCCGTCGACGCCGATCTCGCCCAGCGCGGCCAGGTCGTCGGCGTGGTCCACGCCTTCGGCGATGACCTGCAGGCCGATCGCGTGGCCCAGATCGCAGATGCGCACGACGAAGTCCCGCTTGTCCTGGTTGGCAGCGAGATTGCCGATGAAACCGGCATCGATCTTGATGTAGTTCAGCCCCACGTCGTGCAGGCCGCCAAGCTGGCCGAACTCGCGCCCGGCGTGCTCGATGCCGATGCGACAGCCGAACGGGCGCGTGGCCAGGCACAGCGCCCGGAAGGCGGCCAGATCGCGCACCACCCCTTGTTCGGGCAATTCCAGCCATAGCCGAGCGGCCGCGTCGGGGTGTGCCTGCAGTTCGCCGCGCAGCGCGTCGACGAAGCCGGCCTCGCGCATCGACGTGGCCGACACGTGGATGCCGACCGGCACGCGCTCCTCGTCGATGCGCTTCAGGCCAAGGCGCAACGCGGCCAGATCCAGCCGCGGCGTCAGCCCCAGACGCTCGGCCCACGGAACGAAGGCATCGGCGCCGTACCACAGGTCGTCGATGAGCACGCGCGTGGGCCCTTCCATGTAGAGCAGTGCGCCGCGCGTCGACAACACCGGAAACAGCTCCAGGCGCACCTGATCGCGGTCGAGCGCGGCGAGCAGGGCATCGCGCCAACCCGCCAGATCGGTGCGCGCAGGCAAGACGCTGTCGTCGTCGACGATGCGCGCATCGCCCCAGCCGGTGTGCTCGGAGGCGGCCAGCGCGCCGTCCAGGCGCGCAAGCAGCCGTGCACGCGGCTCGCCGGTGGCGTATTCGGCCGCGCCCACCGGCAGTCGGTGCATCAGGCCGTCGCCGTGCAGCGCGCGCAGGGCCGAGATTGCATGCGTGATTTCGTCGGTGAGCTTCTTCGGGCGTTTCAGATCGGGCGCGAGCACGACGAAGTCGCTGCCATTGAGGCGCGCGGCGACACGCCCCGGCGCCGCGGCGGCGACGCCGCGCAGGCGCGCGGCGATGTCGACCAGCAGCTTGTCCGCGCCGTTACGCCCCAGGCTGCGGTTGAGTCCGGCCAGATCCGCCACACGCAGCACCGCCAGCGAACCGCGTCGCGCCCGGCTGCCTTCGTCGAGTTCCAGCGCGGCGTCGAGCAGTTCGAGAAAGCGTGGACGGTTGGGCAGACCAGTGAGTTCGTCGTGGGCCACCAGATGGTCGAGTGCCTCGATGCGCTCGGCGTCGGCCGCGATGCGCTGCTCGGCGCGACGCGCAAGCGTGTTCATGGCATCGATCAGCGGAACGAAGTCGACCGTGCCGGGCGTCGCCACCTGCGTGAAGCGACGCTCCACCAGGGCGTCGGCCTGGGCGCGGACGGCGTCGAGCGGGCGCAGCAGACGGCGCAGCAGGGGGCCGAGGGCCACGCAGGTGAGCAGCGCACCGATGGCGAACCACAGCGTCAGCGCCCGCGTCTCGCGCCACAGGCGCTCGATCGAGGCCGACGCGTCACTGGCGACCGCGACGGACGCGGCCGGCTGGTCGTCGCGGTGCAACGTCGCCACCGATGGCTGCACCTGCAGGGCCAGCGCACGGGTGAACCAGACGGGTACGCGCGGCTGTGTCGCGTCGCGGTGTTCAATCACGAGGCGGCCGTCGCTGCGCACCAGGATCTCGCGATAGTGTCCGTTCGCGATCAGGCCATCGGCGGTTTCGACGAGGGCCGCCTGTTCGGGCATGCCGTGACCGATGAGCAGGGCGAGCAGCGTCACGGTGTCGCGATCATGGGCGCTCATCTGCGCGTGCAAGGCGTCGCGCTGCGCCGGTAAAGAGATCGCCAGGGCGCCGCACAGGCCCGTCAGTGCGAGCACGACCACGAGCAGGCGCACTCGCGCGATCAGCGACATGCCCGGCTCCGTCGCATGGGTTCGGGCCCGGCCGTCGACGCGCGAGATGCGCGCAAGGGGCGAGCGCAGCCCCGGACCCGGGGCGGAAGAGGCGGCATTGCGCATTGTGCTGGCATCGTCCTGTCGTGACTCGCATGGCCCGCCGGCGGTGCCTCCTGTCCGTGGCAGGGGCGCGCGCCACCGGCTCGCAATTCCAAAGTACTACAAATTGTGTCGCCGATCTGTAAGCGCAAGGCCCCGCAGCGTGAAGTGGCCGGCCGGTGTTGCGCCTGTCGTACAATCGCGCCGATGAAACCGACCGAAACGAGCGGTGTCGCCGCCTCTCCGCTGGGCCGCGCCGTGGCCTACCGTGACACCTACGCGCCCGAACTGCTGTTCCCTGTCGAGCGCGCGCCCAAGCGCGCCGAACTGGGTTTCGCGGCGGGCGCGCCATTGCCCTTCGCCGGCGAGGACCTGTGGAATGCCTACGAGATCTCGTGGCTGAACCGGCGTGGCAAGCCCGTCGTCGCCCTGGGCCGTTTCACGGTGCCGGCCGCCTCGCCGCGGCTGATCGAGTCCAAGTCGCTCAAGCTGTATCTGAATTCACTCAACCAGACGCCCTTCGACGATCGCGAGGCGGTGCGCGCGACCATCGCCGCCGACCTGTCGGCGGCGGCCGGCGCGTCGGTGGACGTCGCACTGCAGGCGCTGTCAGAGTTGCCGCGCCGGCATTTCGCCGAGCCCGAGGCGACGCTCATCGATGAGCTCGATGTGGCGATCGACGCCTATGCTCCGCGCCCCGACCTGCTGACGGCGGATTTCGCCGCACCACCGGTCGAGGAGACGCTGTACTCGCATCTGCTCAAGTCCAACTGTCTGGTCACCGGGCAACCCGACTGGGGCACGGTGTGCGTGCGCTACCGTGGTCCGCGCATCGATCGCGAGAACCTGTTGCGCTACGTCGTGTCCTTTCGTTCGCACGACGAATTTCACGAACAGTGCGTGGAGCGCATCTTCCGCGACATCCTCGCCGCCTGCCGGCCCGAGCGTCTGGCCGTGTGGGCGCGCTACACGCGCCGCGGCGGGCTGGACATCAATCCGTTCCGCGCCACGCCCGGCGAGACGCCCCCGGACAACCGCTTCGACGTGCGACAGTAGGTGGGATTGAGCCGCAGGCGAAATCCGACACCGCCGCTGGATGCGGGGATGTCGCACTCGCTGCGCTCGTCGCGACCTGCGCTCTCCTGGAAACCCATGCCCAACCGACTCGCTTCCGAAACTTCCCCCTACCTGTTGCAGCACGCCGACAACCCGGTCGACTGGTGGCCGTGGTGTGACGAGGCGCTGGCGCTCGCGCGTGAGCGCGACCTGCCCATCCTGCTGTCGATCGGTTATTCCGCCTGCCACTGGTGCCACGTGATGGCGCACGAATGCTTCGCCGACGAAGAGGTGGCGGCGCTGATGAACCGCCACTTCATCAACATCAAGGTCGACCGCGAGGAGCGCCCGGACCTGGATCACATCTACCAGAGCGCGCACCAGTTGCTCGCCGGCCGTCCCGGCGGATGGCCGCTGACCGTGTTCCTGACGCCCGATACCGTGCCCTTCTTCGCGGGCACCTATTTCCCCAAGACAGCGCGTGCGCGCCTGCCCGGCTTCATGGACCTGCTGCGCGACATCGCGCAATCCTTCGCCACGCAGCGCACCGACATCGAGGCGCAGAACGCGCAGCTGCGCGAGCATCTGGCGCGCGCGTGCGCGCCGCCCGCGAGCGACGGCATTCCGGCTGCGCAGGGCGTATCCGACGGTCTGCGCAAGGCGCTCGGTGAGCTGTGGGACAAGCGCAACGGCGGCTTCGGCGATGCACCCAAGTTTCCGCGCACGCCGGACCTGGAGTTCCTCTTGTACCGGCAGCGCACCTGCGGCGACGACGCTGCCGGGCGCATGGTGCTGACCACGCTCACGGCGATGGCCGAGGGCGGGCTGTTCGACCAGATCGGCGGTGGCTTCTTCCGCTACAGCACCGATGCGCGCTGGGAGATTCCGCACTTCGAGAAAATGCTCTACGACAACGGGCCGCTGCTCGGCCTGTACGCCGATGCCTGGGCGCTGACCGGCGAGCCGCTTTACCGTCAGGTCGTCGAGGCCACGGCGCAGTGGGCCTTGCGCGAGATGCGCGCGCCGCATGGCGCCTTCTTCGCCGCGCTGGACGCCGATTCGCAAGGCGAGGAAGGTCGCTTCTACGTGTGGCAGCGTGAGCAGTTGCACGAGCATGTCCCGCCCGCCGCGCTGCGCCTGGCCGAGCGCCACTGGGGCGTGTCCGGCGGGCTGTGGGGTCTGGGTGCGCAGCCCAATTTCGAGGGTCGCGCCTGGCATCTGCGCGTGGCCGAGCCGCTCGCCCGGGCGGCGAAGAAGCTCGGGCTGGACGAGGAGGTCGCGAGGGCCCTGCTCGAGCAGGCGCGTGCTGCGTTGCTCGAAGCGCGCGAGACGCGTGTGCGTCCCGGGCGCGACGAGAAGATCCTGACCGCGTCGAATGCGCTGATGATCGGCGGCCTGGCGCGCGCCGCGCGCATCTTCGGGTGCGCGGACTGGCTGGCCGCCGCGCGCGAGGCGTTGACCTGCGTACGCACGCAGCTGTGGCGCGACGGCCGCCTGCTCGCGGTGAGCGATGGCGGGGCGGGACGGCTCCACGCCTATCTGGACGATCACGCCTTTCTGCTCGCCGCGCTGCTCGACGTGCTGCAGGCCGATTTTGCGCCCGACGACCTGGACTTCGCCTGTGCGTTGGCCGACGCCTTGCTCGAATCCTTCGAGGATGTGGAAGCGGGTGGCTTCTTCTTCACGCGCCACGATCACGAGCGGCTGATCGCGCGACCCAAGCCGGCCATCGACAATGCGACCGCCTCGGGCAACGGTATCGCGGCGCGCGCCTTGCTGCGGCTGGGTCATCTGGCGGGCGAGCTGCGCTACGTGGAAGCCGCCGCACGCGCCTTGCAGGCCTTCGGGGGCCTGCTCGCGCGCGCTCCGGTGGGTTGCGCCAGCCTGGCGCTGGCGCTGGCCGAACACGAGGTGCCGCCTGCCGTACTGGTGCTGGGCGGGTCCGACGCCGATCGCTGGCGGCGTAGGCTGCAGCGCATCTTCGCTCCCGAACTGCTGTGCGTCGCGCCGTGTGACGGGGCGGGGCGCCTGCCCGCGGTCTTGAAGAAGCCGGACGACGGTCGTGCCGCCGCGTGGCTGTGCCAGGGCGCGCAGTGCGAGGCGCCGCAGTACGACATCGATGCGCTCGAGGCGCGCATTCGAAACAGCGTGTTGCGCGGGTAGGCAAAGCCCGGACAGTGGTTTAGTATCACGCGACCCTGACAGTCATTGTTCCACCAACCACCTAGAGGGAATCGAAACATGAAGGCAATCCTGACTGCCGTCGCGGCCGCCAGCCTCCTCTGTGCCGCGCCGGCCTTCGCCGACGAGGCGCTCGCCAAGTCCAAGAACTGCATGGCCTGTCACTCCACCGACAAGAAACTGGTCGGCCCGAGCTACAAGGACGTCGCCGCCAAGTATGCCGGGCAGGGCGATGCCGCGGCCTACCTGGCCGGCAAGATCAAGGGCGGCAGCTCCGGCGTGTGGGGCCCCGTGCCGATGCCGCCGAACGCCGTCAGCGACGACGAGGCGAAGAAGCTCGCCGAGTGGGTTCTGAGCATCAAGTAAGCTCATCCCCGCAGAAAGGAAAAGCCGGCGCGAGCCGGCTTTTTTGTTGTCTGCCGCGTCGAGGGCTCAGCCCGAGACGCTGCGCGGCGGCATGGAGAACAGCGCCTCGGCGTCGTCGGCCTGCACAGGACGCGCGAAGTAGTAGCCCTGCATCACGTCGCAACCGAGCGCCCGCAGCATCGCCGCCTGCTGTGCATGCTCCACGCCCTCGGCGATCAGGTCGAGGTCGAAGCCGCGGGCGATGCCGATGATCGCCGAGATGATGGGATTGGTCATCAGCCCGCCCAGATCCTTGACGAAGCTGCGGTCGATCTTGAGCGCGCTGATCGGCAGCTTCTGCAGATAGGCCAGCGCCGAATAGCCGGTGCCGAAATCGTCGATCGCGATGCCTACCCCGGCCTCGCGCAGGCGGCGTACCTTGGCGGTCACGCCGGGCGTGTCCTGCATCATCATGTGCTCGGTGATCTCGAGCGTGATCTGCCCCGGCGGCAGGCCGTGGCGCGCGATGCAGTCGGTGACCTCGGCGACGATGTCGCCGCGGTCGAAATCGTAGGCGGCCAGGTTGAGCGACATCTTCACGTTGTCGTGACCGCGCTTTTGCCAGGCGGCGAGCTGCGCGCAGGCCTGTTCCAGCACCCAGCGCGAGATCTCGCCGATGAGGCCCAGTTCCTCGGCGATGGGAATGAAGATCGCAGGGCTGATGAGGCCGTCGTCGGGATGGTTCCAGCGCAACAGCGCTTCCACGCCGACCACGCGTCGCTGCGAGAGGCTGACCTGCGGCTGGTAGTGCAGTTCGAGCTGGCCGAGCTTGAGCGCCACGCGCAGGTCGTTCTCGATCGCGATGCGGCCCTGGTGGCGGGTGTTGAGCTCGGGTGCGAAGAAGCGGTAGCCATTCTTGCCGCTGCGCTTGACCTGGTACATCGCGATGTCGGCGTGCTGCATCAGCGTCTCGCAGGTCTCGCCGTCTGCCGGATAGATCGCAATGCCGACGCTGACGGTCGCGCGAAAGTCGCCATGCGTGAGCGCCAGCGGCGCTTCCAGCGAGGTCTGGATCTTGCGCGCGGTGTGCTCGGCGTCCTCTACGCCGCCGATGTCGGGCAGCAGGATGGTGAACTCGTCCCCGCCCACGCGCGCGAGCGTGTCGCTGCGCCGCAGCGTCGCCGACAGGCGCGCGGCGACGCCGCGGATCAGCGCGTCGCCCTCGCTGTGGCCGTAGGTATCGTTGACCAGCTTGAAGCGATCGATGTCGACGTAGAGCACGGCCAGCGAACCGCTGCGCCGCCGCGCCTGGGTCAGCGCCAGATCCAGGCGGTCACGGAAAAGCACGCGGTTGGGCAGGCGCGTGAGCTGATCGTGATAGGCCTGGAAGCTGATGATCTCCTCGGCGCGCTTGCGCTCGGAGATATCGCGCGCGATGCCGTACAGGCCCACGTAGCCACCTTCGCCACCCTCGCCGCGTCCGAGCATCGGAATGCCCTGCAGCGCCACGGCGAGATGGCCGGAAACGCCGGCGGCGGTGTCGGTCGCCTTGCGCAGGCGCAGTTCCAGCGTGAAGCTCGTGTCCGGACGCGTGTGCTGCGCCTGGAGTACGCTGGCGATGCGATCGCTGTCCTCGGGCAACACCAGCGAGGCGAAGGGCTGGTTGAGCAGATGGTTGCGGCGAAAGCCCAGCAACTCCTCGATGCGTGGATTGACGTAGTTGAAGCGCCCCTGCGCGTCGAGCGTGAAGATCAGGTCGGGGGAGCTTTCGACGAGGAAGCGGTGCAGGCGTTCGGACGCGCGCAGGCGCTCGCCCATGGCCCGGTTGGCGCGTTCGAGCATGCGCTTGTGCAGCGCGTTCTGCACCGCGCGCTGCAACTGCGCGACGTGATAGGGCTTGCGCACGTAGTCGTCGGCGCCGCGGCGCAGTGCGCCGATCACCGCGTCGATCGCATCCTCGCCGCTGATCATGATCACCGCCTCGTCGCGTTCATGCTCGGAGAGCCAGTCGAGCACGGCCAGACCGGTCGCGTCGGGCAGGCGGTAGTCGAGCACGATCAGGTCGAAGATGCCGGCCTCGAGCTGAGCGATCGCCGCGTGCACGCAGTCGGCGGTGTCGAACTCGCGATGGGGTGCGGCGAGAATGTGGGGCAGGGTCCGGCGCAGCGAAACGTCGTCGTCGACGATCAGGATGCGGGCAGTCTGCGCGTCGGCCGGGGTCTCGGCGAGCTGGTTGTGGAAGAAGACTTCTCCAGGAATGACCATATGCCCCAGGCGACGTCGTGCGATGACGTCCTAATCTATTCGGAATCGCGCACCGGCACAAGCAACTGAAAGCTCGTGCCGATGCCGTTCTGGCTGCGGCACAGGATGCGCCCGTGCCAGTCGGCGAGCAACTGCCGGCTGATCGCCAGACCCAGTCCCTCGTGGTGTCCGCCCTTGCTGCTGGGCCGGGGCATGAACGGATCGGCGAGCCGTTCGGGCGGCAGGCCGGGGCCGTTGTCGATGACGCGGATCTCGAGGCAGCGCACGCCGTCGGCCCATACCTCGCCGGCCAGCGCGATCGTGCAGCGCCCGCCCGGATGCAGGATGTCGGCGGCATTGTGCAGCAGGTTGAGCAACACCTGGCGCAGCTTCGAGGCCGGCATCGCAACCGGCGGCAGACCGGCCGATGTGCGCAGTTCGAGGTGGATGCCGCGGCGCTCGAAGAGCGGCTCGCCGACCGCGGCGCGCAGGTCGTGCAGCAGCTCGGGAACCCGGCAGAAGGCCGGTTCGACCGTGGCCTGCGGCGCTTCGGTGAAGGTCTCGATGAGCGCGCCGAGGCGATCGATCTCGGCCTGCACGAGGTCCATGTCCTCGGCCAGTCCGCGGGCTTCGGGATGACGTTGCGGCATCAGTTGCAGATAGCTGCGGATCACCGACAGCGGGTTGCGCGCCTCATGCGCGGTGCGTCGCGCATGCTCGCGATGCAGGGTCTCGACTTCGCGCCGCAACGCGCGCTCGGCCTCGTCGTGACGTTGTTGTGCGGATGCAACAGATGCGGCCGCCGAAACCAGCGCGAGCAGCATGCGGGTGGCGTCGGGTGGCGGCATCTGCACGCGCTCGGGTGCGACCACGATGGCTGCGGGAGCACCCTCGCAGGAGAACGGCACGCACACGAAGCCGTGGCGCCCGATCCAGCGCGCGAGTTGCCAGTCGCGCACCGAACGGGCGGGGCTGCCTCCCTCGTCGCCGTGACACGAGGTGGGTGTGGCGCTGCGCGCGGCCAGCGCGACGACGCTGAGCGGATCGTCGAGCGGCATGTCCGCCGCCGCCCAGTGGGCCTCGGTGCGCGCGTCGGTCAGCGGCAGCGCCGCCAGCCGTTCGCCGCGCGCCACCACCACCAGTGCCGGCGCCGTCGCGCACAGCAGGCGGGCGCCGGCGTGCAACCGTGCGCGCAGGGCATCACCGGTCAGCCCCTCGAAGGCCGTGCGCGCGTAGCCGGCGAGCGCCGCTTCGAGCAGCTTGCGCGACACCGGCTGGGCGGCGGCCGGCGCGAGTGCGGACGTTTCGGGCGGGCCTTGCGGAGCGAGCGCAATCGGGCAGTGCTCGCGGATCTCGTGCAGGCAGGCGGAGTCGACGCCGGCCACGCGCGCGAGCACCGCGTCGGGCGTGCCGCCATCCGGGCTGGCGAGGCGGCTCGCGCACCACAGCAGACGTGCCAGCGGATGAGCCGAGAGAATCCGCTCGTCGTCAGCCTCGACCAGTTCGAGCGCGTCCGCGAGCGGGCCCTCGGCACCGCATTCGGCGGCCAGGCGAGCGTTGAGCGCGGCCGCGCTGCCGGTGCGTCCGGCATGGGCTGGATCGAGGCGCAGCATCTGCGACAGGCGCGACCACAGGCCGGCCAGCCGGGCCTCGTCGGGAAAGGGGTAGTCGCTGCGCATCGCCAGTTGCCGTGCGAGATCCGCGCAGCGCAAGGCGAAGCCGCGCAGGGCCAGGTCGGTGCGCGAACCCGGTTCGCGCACGCCCTCCTGCAGGGTGATCCAGGCCGACAGCAGCGATGCTCCGATGCGCTCCACACGTTCGGCCAGGGCCTCGCTCAGGGCTTGTTCGAGGCCGCCGTCGAGCGGGCAGGCATGGAACATGGCGTGCACCAGCAGCGGGTCGTCGGTGGCCAGCGTGGCGATGTCCTCGCGTGCCGGTGGCGAGCTGCCGAGCAGGCCGAGCAGCACCTCGCGCTGCGCGCTCGGTGCGGCAGCGGGCAGGCCGCCCTGCGAATGGAGCATGTTCGAACCCATGCCGGGTCTCGTGCCGTCGGGATGCCGGGATTGTACCGATTCCGGCGCGCTTGTCGCGGTCATACTGCGCGCGCGGCGTGCATCAGGCGGTGAGGCTGTCCGCGAATCCCAGCGCCGAGAGCAGCGCGGCGTTGACCTGTTCGGGGGTGAGCTGCAGTTCGGCCGACTGCGCGGCCAGCGCGGTGCCGTCGAAGCCCTCGGTGAGTCGCGCCAGGCGCAGCAGCGGCGCGTACTCGCCGCGATCGTGGAGCAGCGCGTCACAGATGCCCTCGGGCAGCGTCATGGCCTCGACGATCTCCTCCATGCGCGTA
It encodes:
- a CDS encoding thioredoxin domain-containing protein; this translates as MPNRLASETSPYLLQHADNPVDWWPWCDEALALARERDLPILLSIGYSACHWCHVMAHECFADEEVAALMNRHFINIKVDREERPDLDHIYQSAHQLLAGRPGGWPLTVFLTPDTVPFFAGTYFPKTARARLPGFMDLLRDIAQSFATQRTDIEAQNAQLREHLARACAPPASDGIPAAQGVSDGLRKALGELWDKRNGGFGDAPKFPRTPDLEFLLYRQRTCGDDAAGRMVLTTLTAMAEGGLFDQIGGGFFRYSTDARWEIPHFEKMLYDNGPLLGLYADAWALTGEPLYRQVVEATAQWALREMRAPHGAFFAALDADSQGEEGRFYVWQREQLHEHVPPAALRLAERHWGVSGGLWGLGAQPNFEGRAWHLRVAEPLARAAKKLGLDEEVARALLEQARAALLEARETRVRPGRDEKILTASNALMIGGLARAARIFGCADWLAAAREALTCVRTQLWRDGRLLAVSDGGAGRLHAYLDDHAFLLAALLDVLQADFAPDDLDFACALADALLESFEDVEAGGFFFTRHDHERLIARPKPAIDNATASGNGIAARALLRLGHLAGELRYVEAAARALQAFGGLLARAPVGCASLALALAEHEVPPAVLVLGGSDADRWRRRLQRIFAPELLCVAPCDGAGRLPAVLKKPDDGRAAAWLCQGAQCEAPQYDIDALEARIRNSVLRG
- a CDS encoding DUF3299 domain-containing protein, whose product is MKRTGFVNLVLLTLCLAASPVLAQSAAQDGYRVGDRLETGAGVQADGFREIVWDDLIPADWAPEDMFEELFADTDMDRLDDADPRAMELMQKVREAWDNAPLVSGMNGQRVRIPGFVVPLEGDDKHIRDFLLVPYFGACIHVPPPPANQLVHVQPDEPISADWNMVPVWVSGVLSVDRQESELGTAGYRLRGMKIVEYE
- a CDS encoding sensor histidine kinase, which produces MGSNMLHSQGGLPAAAPSAQREVLLGLLGSSPPAREDIATLATDDPLLVHAMFHACPLDGGLEQALSEALAERVERIGASLLSAWITLQEGVREPGSRTDLALRGFALRCADLARQLAMRSDYPFPDEARLAGLWSRLSQMLRLDPAHAGRTGSAAALNARLAAECGAEGPLADALELVEADDERILSAHPLARLLWCASRLASPDGGTPDAVLARVAGVDSACLHEIREHCPIALAPQGPPETSALAPAAAQPVSRKLLEAALAGYARTAFEGLTGDALRARLHAGARLLCATAPALVVVARGERLAALPLTDARTEAHWAAADMPLDDPLSVVALAARSATPTSCHGDEGGSPARSVRDWQLARWIGRHGFVCVPFSCEGAPAAIVVAPERVQMPPPDATRMLLALVSAAASVASAQQRHDEAERALRREVETLHREHARRTAHEARNPLSVIRSYLQLMPQRHPEARGLAEDMDLVQAEIDRLGALIETFTEAPQATVEPAFCRVPELLHDLRAAVGEPLFERRGIHLELRTSAGLPPVAMPASKLRQVLLNLLHNAADILHPGGRCTIALAGEVWADGVRCLEIRVIDNGPGLPPERLADPFMPRPSSKGGHHEGLGLAISRQLLADWHGRILCRSQNGIGTSFQLLVPVRDSE
- a CDS encoding putative bifunctional diguanylate cyclase/phosphodiesterase — its product is MVIPGEVFFHNQLAETPADAQTARILIVDDDVSLRRTLPHILAAPHREFDTADCVHAAIAQLEAGIFDLIVLDYRLPDATGLAVLDWLSEHERDEAVIMISGEDAIDAVIGALRRGADDYVRKPYHVAQLQRAVQNALHKRMLERANRAMGERLRASERLHRFLVESSPDLIFTLDAQGRFNYVNPRIEELLGFRRNHLLNQPFASLVLPEDSDRIASVLQAQHTRPDTSFTLELRLRKATDTAAGVSGHLAVALQGIPMLGRGEGGEGGYVGLYGIARDISERKRAEEIISFQAYHDQLTRLPNRVLFRDRLDLALTQARRRSGSLAVLYVDIDRFKLVNDTYGHSEGDALIRGVAARLSATLRRSDTLARVGGDEFTILLPDIGGVEDAEHTARKIQTSLEAPLALTHGDFRATVSVGIAIYPADGETCETLMQHADIAMYQVKRSGKNGYRFFAPELNTRHQGRIAIENDLRVALKLGQLELHYQPQVSLSQRRVVGVEALLRWNHPDDGLISPAIFIPIAEELGLIGEISRWVLEQACAQLAAWQKRGHDNVKMSLNLAAYDFDRGDIVAEVTDCIARHGLPPGQITLEITEHMMMQDTPGVTAKVRRLREAGVGIAIDDFGTGYSALAYLQKLPISALKIDRSFVKDLGGLMTNPIISAIIGIARGFDLDLIAEGVEHAQQAAMLRALGCDVMQGYYFARPVQADDAEALFSMPPRSVSG
- a CDS encoding bifunctional diguanylate cyclase/phosphodiesterase, with translation MSLIARVRLLVVVLALTGLCGALAISLPAQRDALHAQMSAHDRDTVTLLALLIGHGMPEQAALVETADGLIANGHYREILVRSDGRLVIEHRDATQPRVPVWFTRALALQVQPSVATLHRDDQPAASVAVASDASASIERLWRETRALTLWFAIGALLTCVALGPLLRRLLRPLDAVRAQADALVERRFTQVATPGTVDFVPLIDAMNTLARRAEQRIAADAERIEALDHLVAHDELTGLPNRPRFLELLDAALELDEGSRARRGSLAVLRVADLAGLNRSLGRNGADKLLVDIAARLRGVAAAAPGRVAARLNGSDFVVLAPDLKRPKKLTDEITHAISALRALHGDGLMHRLPVGAAEYATGEPRARLLARLDGALAASEHTGWGDARIVDDDSVLPARTDLAGWRDALLAALDRDQVRLELFPVLSTRGALLYMEGPTRVLIDDLWYGADAFVPWAERLGLTPRLDLAALRLGLKRIDEERVPVGIHVSATSMREAGFVDALRGELQAHPDAAARLWLELPEQGVVRDLAAFRALCLATRPFGCRIGIEHAGREFGQLGGLHDVGLNYIKIDAGFIGNLAANQDKRDFVVRICDLGHAIGLQVIAEGVDHADDLAALGEIGVDGVTGSAVRLPEAEQP
- a CDS encoding c-type cytochrome, with product MKAILTAVAAASLLCAAPAFADEALAKSKNCMACHSTDKKLVGPSYKDVAAKYAGQGDAAAYLAGKIKGGSSGVWGPVPMPPNAVSDDEAKKLAEWVLSIK
- a CDS encoding PilZ domain-containing protein, which codes for MMDEQRHFSRIAFNVEATLRHDGCSDACAVHDVSLKGALVEFAGASIAAGSACELVLRLADDATVRMRGHVAHAQDDRLGIACEDIDLDSMTHLRRLIELNLGDPELLERELAAMIDG
- the queF gene encoding NADPH-dependent 7-cyano-7-deazaguanine reductase QueF (Catalyzes the NADPH-dependent reduction of 7-cyano-7-deazaguanine (preQ0) to 7-aminomethyl-7-deazaguanine (preQ1) in queuosine biosynthesis), which translates into the protein MKPTETSGVAASPLGRAVAYRDTYAPELLFPVERAPKRAELGFAAGAPLPFAGEDLWNAYEISWLNRRGKPVVALGRFTVPAASPRLIESKSLKLYLNSLNQTPFDDREAVRATIAADLSAAAGASVDVALQALSELPRRHFAEPEATLIDELDVAIDAYAPRPDLLTADFAAPPVEETLYSHLLKSNCLVTGQPDWGTVCVRYRGPRIDRENLLRYVVSFRSHDEFHEQCVERIFRDILAACRPERLAVWARYTRRGGLDINPFRATPGETPPDNRFDVRQ